The proteins below are encoded in one region of Triticum aestivum cultivar Chinese Spring chromosome 1B, IWGSC CS RefSeq v2.1, whole genome shotgun sequence:
- the LOC123092342 gene encoding beta-glucosidase 22 — protein sequence MRAMPCAVSLIQQLLLVLLLVAPWRGGGATVARALNFTRVDFPGDFVFGAGTSAYQYEGATDEDGRSPSIWDTFTHAGRMPDKSTGDLGADGYHRYKEDVELMSDTGLEAYRFSISWSRLIPRGRGPVNPKGLEYYNNLINELTKRGIQIHVTLYHLDFPQILEDEYHGWLSPRVVDDFTAFADACFREFGDRVRHWTTMDEPNVIAIAAYDSGAFPPCRCSAPFGMNCTTGDSTVEPYTVAHHSILAHASAVRLYRDKYQASQGGVVGMNIYSFWNYPFSPTPADVAATRRSLDFMVGWILDPLVKGDYPEIMKKKAGSRIPSFTKEQSELIRGAIDFVGINHYTSVYVSDGKSGADASLRDYNADMSATFRMSRNDSGTGQFIPINMPNDPQGLQCMLQYLTDTYQNIPIYVQENGYGQFFIDSVNDHNRVEYLSGYIGSTLTALKNGSNVKGYFVWSFLDVFEFMAGYYSRYGLHHVDFQDPELPRQPKLSAKWYSKFLKSEIGINIENMVSPDTRSHAQQ from the exons ATGAGGGCCATGCCCTGCGCCGTGTCGCTCATCCAGcagctgctgctggtgctgctgctcGTCGCGccatggcgaggcggcggcgcgacggTGGCTCGAGCTCTCAACTTCACGAGGGTGGACTTCCCCGGGGACTTCGTATTCGGGGCCGGCACGTCGGCCTACCAG TACGAGGGGGCGACCGACGAAGACGGGAGGAGCCCAAGCATTTGGGACACTTTTACTCATGCAG GGAGGATGCCAGACAAGAGCACCGGCGATTTGGGCGCAGACGGCTACCACAGATACAAG GAGGACGTGGAGTTGATGAGCGACACCGGCCTGGAGGCGTACCGGTTCTCCATTTCCTGGTCTAGGCTCATTCCAA GAGGAAGAGGGCCCGTGAATCCTAAAGGGCTAGAGTACTACAACAACCTGATAAATGAGCTGACAAAAAGAG GAATCCAGATACATGTGACCTTGTACCACCTCGACTTCCCTCAGATCCTCGAAGACGAGTACCACGGCTGGCTCAGCCCCAGGGTCGT GGACGACTTCACGGCGTTCGCGGACGCGTGCTTCCGGGAGTTCGGGGACCGCGTGCGACACTGGACCACCATGGACGAGCCCAACGTGATCGCCATCGCCGCCTACGACAGCGGCGCCTTCCCGCCGTGCCGCTGCTCGGCGCCCTTCGGGATGAACTGCACCACGGGGGACTCCACCGTGGAGCCCTACACCGTGGCGCACCACTCCATCCTGGCGCACGCCTCCGCGGTCAGGCTCTACCGGGACAAGTACCAGGCCTCGCAGGGGGGCGTCGTCGGCATGAACATCTACAGCTTCTGGAACTACCCCTTCTCCCCCACCCCCGCCGACGTCGCCGCCACGCGGAGGTCGCTCGACTTCATGGTCGGCTG GATCTTGGACCCCTTGGTGAAAGGAGACTACCCTGAGATCATGAAGAAGAAGGCTGGGTCACGGATTCCGTCCTTCACCAAAGAGCAGTCGGAGCTCATCCGTGGGGCCATCGACTTCGTCGGCATCAACCACTACACGTCGGTGTACGTCAGCGATGGGAAGAGCGGCGCCGACGCGAGCCTCCGGGACTACAACGCCGACATGTCTGCTACATTCAGAA TGTCAAGGAATGATAGCGGTACTGGTCAG TTCATCCCTATCAACATGCCCAATGATCCACAAGGGCTGCAATGTATGCTCCAGTACCTCACGGACACATACCAGAACATCCCTATCTATGTCCAAGAAAATG GCTATGGGCAGTTCTTCATCGACTCGGTCAATGATCATAACAGAGTGGAGTACTTAAGTGGGTACATCGGCAGCACACTCACTGCACTCAA GAATGGATCCAACGTGAAGGGCTACTTTGTTTGGTCATTCCTGGATGTGTTCGAGTTTATGGCGGGCTATTATTCGCGATACGGACTGCACCACGTTGATTTTCAGGATCCTGAGTTGCCAAGGCAGCCAAAGCTCTCTGCTAAGTGGTACTCCAAGTTCTTAAAGAGTGAAATTGGGATAAACATAGAGAACATGGTTAGTCCTGACACGAGGTCACATGCTCAACAATGA